CTTTGGGTTTTGCCGTATATTAATTCCGCACACGACTATATTTTTCTCCAAAAATACCAAAACAGTGATGTTAGTAACAATATTAATACCGAAATAACGTAATTTTCTGATTTATAAATAATTATACTAGTTGATAGTAATCCGACGATTTGTGGGACAAATAACCTTAATTCTTTTTTATCTAAATAATTCATAAACACATACCAGCAATAAAGATACAACCAGATTCCCACACTAAAAACTAACATACTAATTCCCAAATTTCTCAATTTTGAGTACACAATTAAACACAAAATGAATATATAAATAAACCATGTTGTTGTTAGATAATCTAATAAAAGAAGTTGGATAATAGACGTTTTATCTTTTAAATATTCTCTTAGAACGCCATTCCAAATAGTTCTAATAACTACCAAAATTAATCCCCCAATACACAACCCTACCGATAAATATCCAAAAATTATCAAAAATACTTGAAATATCCCTACAAAATTATATATAGAATCATCATCTATAATATTGTTACTTATAATACCAATAATACCATATATAACTAAATAAATAATACAAAATGCTAACAGATACCACATAATTTTGAAGAATCTATCTGATACCATAAATATCAACTTTTATTATTTCTATAAATGTTAAAAAAAATAGTTAGTTAAAATTTTATGAGGCATATACAGTAAATGAGTCGTAATCTTGATCCCCAATTCCCCAAAAGGCCCCTTTAATAGCATCTCCAGATTTAAAGATAAATACACCTTTATTTAAATATTTAACTTTTACAACTATACGCTTTTTGTAATCAGAATAATCTAATGATTGCCATATAAGTAGTGTACAAGGGCCTTTTACAATACCAAGATATGGTACGAAAATATAATCTCCTTCTTTAAGTGTTCTAACAGCATCTGGTTGTGGACCGTCAACTATATAATAATATCTTACACCATCTGGAATTCTTAAATAATAAATAGTATGTCCCAAAATAAGTCCATTAAGAGAATTTTTAACATCTATAGTGACTTTTCCAAATTCACCCACATTATAATTATATTTATCTGAATGAATATCTATATATGCATGAGGTCGTGGAATTGGAATGTCTACCAAATTAACTTTTATTGGATTGTTATTTGTTATCTCAGATTTTATTAATTTACCATCTTTGTAAACATCTACTCTATATTTGTTTTCTTTTATTTTTGTAACTTTAATGAGATATTCACTCTTAATATTTTTGTTTTTTGTTTCAAGTATATTCACTTTCCCATTTGTATGGTATTTTATGAGGTTTCCATTTACCTTTACAATCTGGTCTGTTGGCGTATTTTTTACTACTTTAATATTCACCTTTTGAACTGTAATATCTTTATTACTTTCCGAGATCGCAACAGGCGTAGCAAATACTACCCCTACCATTCCTAATATTACCAAAGCAGCGAAACTTTTTAATATTCCTTTACTACATAGTTTCATTTTGCCACCTTTATTGTAGTTGTGGTTGCCACTGGCTCAGGACATATAGTCCATCATCGCCAACTATTCTTTACTTTTTTAAAGTTCTTATTTTCCACATTTTTCATAAACAAAATAAATGCAAAACCACTATATATATAACGATTTAAATCAAATAGAAATGTATTCAAATTAAGTTTTTAAGTGATTAGGATTTTTAGTAAAATAAAGTAAAAAGATAGCAACAATATAAGAAAGTTTAAAATATTAAATTATTTTAAAAATTAATAAAGACAATATTGCATCTTTCCAAAATATAAAGAACCATTAAAAACCAAACTAATATTAAAACATATCCTTCTTTTTTTCTTAATTTATAGTTGGAGATTGGATAAAACGCCTTAACTCCTGCAGGAGTTGTTGAATCACCGACAATATGGGATAAGTAACCTACTGCAATAGGCAAGATATATGAGAAATTTCCACTAACCAATGGATTTGGCTTTAAAATATCAAAAACAATCCATCCAAACAAGGCAATAATCAAAATTTTCCCCAACAACTTCTCATTAACAACCATCAACAAAACAATAATTCCTGCCAATATTGGAGAAAATATTGTTAATTTCAATGCCAAAAATCCCAAAATTACTGAAACAAAAATTAACGCCCAAAATGTATGTGTTATCCCCCTATGGTTTGCAAAATATGGGATAAGATAGATTAAAAGAACAGAAACTGCCAAAATAAACAAATCCAAATTAAAATATTCTTTTTTGAAGTAATAAATTAAGATATTTATTAAAACCAACCCCAACGAGATATAAATCCCCCTCTTAACAATATCCTCCTTAACATCGTGGTCTAAATCAGGATATAATGCCCCTGCCAAAACCAAAAATATCTGTTCTGGGGAAGAAATAAAAGGCAATCCAAATACAAGTCCCAAAATTGTATGCCCCTTCCAATCCATTTTGATCACAATTTAGATTTATGAAAATATTCATCTAAACCCCACATAATTTTTAAGATGCATTTAGACATAATTGATTTATATTTTAATTATTAATATATATCAATATAATATAATATGAAGTTGTTACAAGAATCTTTATAATTCTTAGTTGTAGTTTATGGAAAAAGTCAATTAATCTTTTATTTTTTAATATTTTATATTCCTATTCTTAATTCTTTCGATTTATAAAATATCATAATAATTATACTCTGATTTAAAAATTATGCTCAATCATAAAATTTAAATATAAGGAAATATAAAGATATTTTTGTAAAATTTGGGGGTGAGATATGGAAGTTGAGGGGGAAATAATCAACTATATCCAGTCAAAGTAAAAATGTTAGAATAAAATAAACCGAATGTTAGAGCATTTCAAACTAAAAAACATATTTAGGGGAAAATATGAAAAAAATTATTTTTTTATTGTTGGGATTTTTAATTACACTATCATATACTACATCAGTATATGCAAAAGTTAAAGTTAGCCCTAACTTGGAAGTTGTGATAAATGGAAAAAAAATTCCAATGAATGCTGAGAGAATAGAAAAACTTGAAAAAATGATAAATGAAAATGACACATCATGGGGCGAAGTGTTAAAAACAATAGCTCCAGAATATTGGAAATCACTATCAAGCACTGAAAAACAGATATTTCAAAAAATGAAATTTCAAAGTGAAATAAAAGGAGGCAGTAGTAAAATAGTAAGAGGAAAATTATATTTAAAGCCTATACAGTTAAATAGTTATGACAGAACAACTTATTTGAAGACACCTACACCTTTATTATTAGCAGGTCAATCAGATATATCACCTTCCCCAAATTTCCCTATAATAGAATATAGTGCCGATACTAGGGTGGTACTTCCACCATATTTTAATGTGGCATACATAAGTGCTGGTGCTACTTTAAATAGGAAAATAAGCGATAGCGATTCGGAAATGGTCGCATTCGTTTGTACAAGTGCAACTTATAAAAGTTATATTGAAGCTGTTTCAAATTATTATGTAATTAAACCAGGGTATTATAGAGTAATTGGAACACATGCTGTTGAAGATCCAAGATGCATGCCAAGTTCTTGGACGGGAATATCATATACTGATTGGGAATATGTTAATAACTAATTATTTAAATATTTTCTATTTTTTTGATAAGGTGGTAATGTGGGATGGACATTTGGAGTTATGTTTTATTGTGGGTCAAATTGGTATTATAGCATACTTTTTACAGTTGTAGTTTTATTTATTGTTGCATTATGGTTATTATGGAAAAAACAAAGAAAGAAATCTAATTGCACTAAATAGACTAAAAATATTATAAAAGGAGATATTGATATTTACTATAATTCCCACCAAACATTAGCTTGACTAATTATTGTCAATGCTTTTTAATGTGAATACTGTTGATATTTTTATCTAAATCAAGCTCTCAGCATCTACTTTATTTTTTATTTTCAAAATTATCTCTGGAATCATAGAGCATATATATGTCTTATCCGCATTTTTAACAACTTCTTCATCATTCCCATTGCATTTGTAGGCATTTATTCCTACTTCATTCAATATCTTAACAGTTGCCTCCTCAACCCATTTATTTGCATCACTAACATAAACCTCCTCTGGCATCAACTTCTTTGCTATTCCCCATGCTATATACCTCCCCCCTAAGAAACCCAACTTCTCCCCATTATATTCATTTTCAACATCTTCCAGTGTCTTCCTTATCCTAACTCTATCATGTAGTTTGCTGTTTTTAATAGCAACCCAATGGGCATCTCCAATAAACATTCCCCCCAATGTTTCTGGATAAATGATATTGCCTAAAAACTTACTGCTCCTTGCTATAGCAATTAAATCATGCCTACTTACCAAATTCACATCCATATTTTTTATCTCTTCCTTAATTATCCTCATAACCCTTGGCAATCCAAAATTACCCCTCTTTGCTGTTCCAGGAGAGTAACCACACATATATCCATGGTGATTTCCACTAAATCCACTTATAATCACATTAAGCCCACTCCTCAACCCAATTCTACATTCATCCTCATAGGCCCCATTTGTAGCAACAACTCCACCCTTAACCAAAATTCTTGAAACTGCTATTGCCTTTGCAAATGCTTTGAGGCGATTCTTTGCCCTATTGAACGGAGCCCCCTCAACGACCAAAACATCAACATCAAAGTCAATGCATGATTTTAGACCTGTTATCAAATCATCATACCCATCCCCAATGTGGAAAATTCCCTCCAATCCCTTACCATATTTTTTCGCTGCCTCGGCAACAACCGCCATTTCCTCTAATGGGGCTGCATGCTCCTCTCCACCCTGCTCTTCAACCACATTTATACATACAGTTGATGCTAACTTTACCCAATCATCAAATTCATGAGCATATTCTTTCTCTTTATCAATTAACCTCTTGTGTATCCTTTCTCTTGGGCATCCTTTATATGGTGGGCCGTTGTAATAACACTCTCCCATGCAGTGTGTTATCTCCTTTGGAAATCTCATCGCCCCATATTGCCCAAAGTGATCTAAATCCAACGGAACATCAACATTCTCATAAACCATCTTCATAACTTCTAATGGTGGAATCCCTTCCTTTTCTCCAATGTCTGCCAACGCATAGGCACAAACGTGTATAGTTAATCCCATATAATCAGTTAAGATACAGTTCTCTATGAATTGAGTTAGTGTTAAAGATGATGCACATGGCCCTACAGCAACCTCAACCAAATCACACCCCATAGGAAACTTTCTTAAATTGCTCCCTAATTTTTGAATCTCATTTAAAGATAAATCATCAACCGCATCAACAATCTCAATTATATCGCTTTCTTTTAATTTTTTCTCATTTAATTTTTTTATAATTAGCTTTCTTAATTCCAATGCCGCATCTAAATTATTTACACTTTCCTTTATAAGATCCCTCATAAAAACCCCTCAAGTTATTTACCATTTGTAAATACCTATCTTCAATTCTCTCAACTAATCCTAAATCATAGTTGTGAGTTTTTAAAATGATGGCATCATCTCTTTCTTTCCCATCAAACAAATAATCAGGGATTATTAAAATCCCATCATCTGAAATCTCTAAGTTCAAATCTTCAACAACCTTCCTAACAAAGTCAGTTTTTGGATTAACCTTTACATTCAAATTTTTTGCCAATTTCTTTATCCTTTTTTCTTTATTTTTTAAAAATTCTATTGAGTTGTTTATTTTTTCTTTATTTCCAATGCCTAATTTTTTTAACTCTTCAAGAGTTTCAATTAAGTCCTTAAAAGTTGCTGACTTAACTTCAAAAATCTCTGCATTTGGATTTAGTTTTTTTACCCCTTCTTTATAACCCTTGGATATGATTAAAAAATCGCAGTTACATTTTTCTTTGTATGGATTGACTATTTCGTAATCCTTCAATCCGATTAAATTGGCAATATCTTCATACATTTTAGTTATTCCAATTTTCATAATTTCACGCTTGGAAAATTTTCTAAAATTCGAAATAAAAATAATGAAAAAACAGAGAATTATAATTATTCAGTTTTTGCTATTAATTTTACTCAAATTTAACTTTGGCTTCAACCCTAACTCACTAATCATCTTAATAACTTCATTCAAATTCCCAGTTCTTGGATTTCCAACCCCCTTAATATTCATTGGATGATTATCTGGAATTACCGTTGCTAAGTTACTCGCTCCCCCCAATAAAGCAAATTGCACTAACTCAGCCCCTATTGTTGGGGTTGGGGATGTTATTCTTATATCTGGAAATATTAACCGTGTTATTGCAATTGTCTTTGCTTGCTCTAATGCAGAACATTTTGGATGATTTTCCATTGGTGTGTCTTTGTAGGGGTTAAAACCCATTATGGGAATTTCCCCAACGCCCAATTCCTTCAAATAAAAAAGATGTTCAACTCTATCTTCATAACTCTCTCCAATTCCAATCAATAAGCCAGAAGATAGTTCAATATCATACTTTCTCACTAATTTACAGACCTTTATCCTATCCTCTAATTTTTCTCCTGGTTTTACTTTATTAAATAACTCTTCATTTGTTGTTTCTAAGTTACAGCAAATTGTATCTATTCCGTATTTTTTCATTTCTTTTATTGTCTCCTCCGTCAAATCCGCCCCAGCATTAACTAAAACCTCTAAGTTCGTGTTTTCCTTAACAATTTTTAATGCTCTTAAAACCTCTCTCCCCCCATAACCATGTGCGGATGAACAGCTAACCCTACAAATCCCACTCTCTTCAATTGCTATTGCTGATTTTTTGATGTCCTCATCAGAAATTCTAAATGGTTTGTAATAACCCTCTCTTGAAGTCCCAGCGGCAAAACCACAGTAGTGGCATTTAGGATTAACTTTACAGATGTTGGTTATGTGGATTGTTGAAGTTATCTCAATCTCTTTCTTAAAATAATCCCTAACCTTTGAAGCAATATTAAATAACCTTAAATAATCACTCCAATGGTTTATTTCAAATAGTTTTAAAGCATCTTCTTTATCTATCAACCCATATTTTATAAATTCCTCATTTCCCTTCTTTAACTCTTCAAAATTCTCCTCTATCTTTTTAAATACCATTACATCACCATTTACGGATGGGTATCATGAATAATTTACTAATAACTAATAATTTACTAAATACTAAATTTCATAATGTCTATGAGCATCAATTTAAATTTATAATTGAATATAACCCAATACTCTGTTAAAATCCCATTTTCAAATATAAAAAAGAAAGATTAAAAAGTTTTCGATTTCGAAGTGAAGCGAAGAGCTGCAAAACCGAGGTTTTGCTCAATTAAAACCAATTAACATACAAATTAAAATATAAAAAATAAAAAAGAAGATTATTATTCAAAATTTACAATTTATTTATTTGCTTGTGACATTATTTCGCATTTGGTTTTTTCTCCTTCGTCCTCTACACCATGTTTTTTAAGAACTTCTAACGCTTGTGGTAATATGTCTGCTAAAGGTCCAAAGCACATACTGTCTGCTGTTCCAGTTAATGCTTTTGGATTTAAAACTTTTTCCATGTTTGCAATTCCTTCTTTTTTCATCAATTCTAAGAGTTGTGTAATTGCCTCTTCTGCCATCATTTGAGCGAAGTCAGCAGGAGCTCCTAAGATTTTTGTAACTGCATCTCTGTAAGCTAATAAACCAGCATAAACTGTTGCTGTAACTGCTGAACCCATGTCACAAACAGGACTAATTAAGTTTGCAGGTAATTTGTAAGCTGTTCCTCTTGCTTTTTGAGCTAATGCGTATAATTTTTCAACAGCTTCATCTGATGCAAATCCTGTTGATAAGAATACTTGTCCTTTCATTTCAGGAACTGCCCCTGGGTGGTAGGAGATGATGTTTAAGTCATCTCTTCCTAAATCTTTAAAGATTTTTGCGAATTTTGTTGTTGGGATTGTACATGCGTGGGTTACAATAGCCCCCTCCGGAATTGCATCAACGAATTTCTTAATGATGTCTGGTTGTTTGTTTCCTTTTGGTAACCATGTTAATATGATATCTGCATCTGCAACTGCCTCTTTGTCATCTGTTGTTATTTTTAAACCAACATCTTCTGGGTGAACTAAGTGGATACATGCTTTTGGAGGTTTTGGCAACTCTTTTGCTTTTGCTTTAACTGCCTCTCTAATTTTTGGCATTATTTTTTCTGGATCTTCTTTGTGTGCTTCAATAACTTCTTTTGGGTCAAACTCATCAATAACAACTAAACCAGGTTCCTCAGCAAAACATGGGTCTGAAACAACAACTTCTTTAACTTCATCACATAAGTGTAATAACTCTGCCCCCATTGTGATTGTTGAGTGTGTTAAAGCAATTTCAGGTTTGCCAACTTGTTCTGCAACTTCACATGCTCTCGCAAAGTTTGTAATTCCAGCAGCTGCGTGGGTCCTGTAACAGCCTGCCCCCAATATAGCAATTTTCATCACATCACCTCAAAATTTTGTATTACTATTATATAAATTAGTAATATATATAATTATCTATTTGGTTCAAATTATTACAATTTTTTGAAAAATTATTATTTGCCATTAAAAATATTAATAATATATTTTAAAATTTAATGGATATCAGTTTATTTAATATCAAACTTTAAAAAATAAAAAATAATAATTAAGTTTTTAAAGAATTGCAATTGCCCTAATTGGCACACCATCAATATTTTTAATTTTTAAAGGCAAACCGATGAAGAAAAATGATTTATTCACTAAAATATCCAAATTAGTGAGATTCTCAATAATCAAAATCCCATTTAATAAAAGAGATTTATGCACATCGTAATCTCCAATACTTGCACAATCCACACCTATCGCTTTGATACCTAAACTTAACAAATCATTCAAATAGTCTTTAATATTTATCCCCCTTTCAAAATACTCTTCCCTCCCCCAAAGTGATGAAATAGAGGTATAAATCAATAAAACATCTATATTTCTAATATAATTGCTTTTAGATAAAAATTCTTCCAAATTACCAATATTAACACAAAATCCCTCCCCAACAATAACATCTACCACAGAATCGTTATCTAATCCAACATGCTTTGGATAATCCACATGCGTAGAAATGTGGGAGCCCATTTTTATCTCAGAAACCATAAAATTCTCAAATTTGAGAGTACTTATACAAAACTTTGGATCTCCTGGATAGACAAAATCCATAACTTCATGACTAAGGTCAATAATAGTGTTTTTATTTTTTAATAGGTCTTTAATATCTCCCATACTCCCCAACATCCATATATTTTAGTTTTTTTACATTGATATATCATTATATTTGCCAATAATTTAATTAAGAGCACACAATTGAATCCCATCTTTCAATCCAAAGATAAAAATGTTCACATTTGGTGCATAAACCCAAGTCCTAATATATAAACTTTTCGAAAAATTTATATACCATAAGTGACAAGAAATAATCTGTGTATCGTTGGAGGAGTTGAACTTGAAAAGGATAATAATAACTCATAAAACTCCAAAGGGGAAGTTAATTGGGAGGGCTAATTTTCAACCGCCAATAAATTCAATTGTTATTTTGAAGAGCAATAAAAAATTCAAAAAAGTTGGTAAAATATATGATGTTTTTGGTCCTGTTAATAGACCATACGTAAAGATCATCCCATTTAAGGGTTTTGAGGATTATATAGGTGAGGTGTATATTCTCAAACAAAAGAACGGTAAATCTAAATATCGAAAAAAATAACTAAAAAATTTTATAAGTGGTAATTATGACAACCAAACAAGAACTCAAAGAAAAAATAACAACCACTGAAAACGAAAAATCAGAAAAAAAGATTAAAACTACTAACAACGAAAAAATTAAAAGCGATAAAAATGTTATCCTTGAAAAAGAAGAAGAATTAGTATGTCCAATTTGTGGAAGCACTAATGTTATTAAAGACTATGAGAGAGCTGAAATTGTATGTGAAAATTGTGGATGTGTCTTGCAACAAAACTTGTTTGATGTTGGGCCTGAATGGAGAGCATTTGACCATGAGCAAAGAGTTAAGAGAAGTAGAGTTGGAGCTCCAATGACATACACCATTCACGATAAGGGGTTATCAACAGTTATCGACTGGAGAAACAAAGATAGTTATGGAAAAGACATCTCTGCAAATAAGAGGGCTCAACTTTACAGATTGAGAAAATGGCAAAGAAGAATTAGGGTTAGTGATGCATCAGAGAGGAACTTGGCATTTGCATTATCTGAATTGGATAGAATTGCATCAAAACTCGGCTTACCAAGAAACGTTAGAGAAAACGCTGCTGTATTGTATAGGGGGGCTGTTGAAAAAGGACTTATTAGAGGAA
The sequence above is a segment of the Methanotorris igneus Kol 5 genome. Coding sequences within it:
- a CDS encoding metal-dependent hydrolase: MDWKGHTILGLVFGLPFISSPEQIFLVLAGALYPDLDHDVKEDIVKRGIYISLGLVLINILIYYFKKEYFNLDLFILAVSVLLIYLIPYFANHRGITHTFWALIFVSVILGFLALKLTIFSPILAGIIVLLMVVNEKLLGKILIIALFGWIVFDILKPNPLVSGNFSYILPIAVGYLSHIVGDSTTPAGVKAFYPISNYKLRKKEGYVLILVWFLMVLYILERCNIVFINF
- the hmd gene encoding 5,10-methenyltetrahydromethanopterin hydrogenase, yielding MKIAILGAGCYRTHAAAGITNFARACEVAEQVGKPEIALTHSTITMGAELLHLCDEVKEVVVSDPCFAEEPGLVVIDEFDPKEVIEAHKEDPEKIMPKIREAVKAKAKELPKPPKACIHLVHPEDVGLKITTDDKEAVADADIILTWLPKGNKQPDIIKKFVDAIPEGAIVTHACTIPTTKFAKIFKDLGRDDLNIISYHPGAVPEMKGQVFLSTGFASDEAVEKLYALAQKARGTAYKLPANLISPVCDMGSAVTATVYAGLLAYRDAVTKILGAPADFAQMMAEEAITQLLELMKKEGIANMEKVLNPKALTGTADSMCFGPLADILPQALEVLKKHGVEDEGEKTKCEIMSQANK
- the hmdB gene encoding 5,10-methenyltetrahydromethanopterin hydrogenase cofactor biosynthesis protein HmdB encodes the protein MVFKKIEENFEELKKGNEEFIKYGLIDKEDALKLFEINHWSDYLRLFNIASKVRDYFKKEIEITSTIHITNICKVNPKCHYCGFAAGTSREGYYKPFRISDEDIKKSAIAIEESGICRVSCSSAHGYGGREVLRALKIVKENTNLEVLVNAGADLTEETIKEMKKYGIDTICCNLETTNEELFNKVKPGEKLEDRIKVCKLVRKYDIELSSGLLIGIGESYEDRVEHLFYLKELGVGEIPIMGFNPYKDTPMENHPKCSALEQAKTIAITRLIFPDIRITSPTPTIGAELVQFALLGGASNLATVIPDNHPMNIKGVGNPRTGNLNEVIKMISELGLKPKLNLSKINSKN
- a CDS encoding transcription initiation factor IIB; this translates as MTTKQELKEKITTTENEKSEKKIKTTNNEKIKSDKNVILEKEEELVCPICGSTNVIKDYERAEIVCENCGCVLQQNLFDVGPEWRAFDHEQRVKRSRVGAPMTYTIHDKGLSTVIDWRNKDSYGKDISANKRAQLYRLRKWQRRIRVSDASERNLAFALSELDRIASKLGLPRNVRENAAVLYRGAVEKGLIRGRSIEGVAAAALYAACRRCRVPRTLDEIAEASRVDRKEIGRTYRFLARELGIKLAPTNPIDYVPRFASELGLPGEVESKAIAILQKAAEKGLTSGRGPTGVAAAAIYIASVLLGNRRTQRDVAEVAGVTEVTIRNRYKELTEHLDIDVTL
- the hmdC gene encoding 5,10-methenyltetrahydromethanopterin hydrogenase cofactor biosynthesis protein HmdC produces the protein MRDLIKESVNNLDAALELRKLIIKKLNEKKLKESDIIEIVDAVDDLSLNEIQKLGSNLRKFPMGCDLVEVAVGPCASSLTLTQFIENCILTDYMGLTIHVCAYALADIGEKEGIPPLEVMKMVYENVDVPLDLDHFGQYGAMRFPKEITHCMGECYYNGPPYKGCPRERIHKRLIDKEKEYAHEFDDWVKLASTVCINVVEEQGGEEHAAPLEEMAVVAEAAKKYGKGLEGIFHIGDGYDDLITGLKSCIDFDVDVLVVEGAPFNRAKNRLKAFAKAIAVSRILVKGGVVATNGAYEDECRIGLRSGLNVIISGFSGNHHGYMCGYSPGTAKRGNFGLPRVMRIIKEEIKNMDVNLVSRHDLIAIARSSKFLGNIIYPETLGGMFIGDAHWVAIKNSKLHDRVRIRKTLEDVENEYNGEKLGFLGGRYIAWGIAKKLMPEEVYVSDANKWVEEATVKILNEVGINAYKCNGNDEEVVKNADKTYICSMIPEIILKIKNKVDAESLI
- a CDS encoding Gar1/Naf1 family protein produces the protein MKRIIITHKTPKGKLIGRANFQPPINSIVILKSNKKFKKVGKIYDVFGPVNRPYVKIIPFKGFEDYIGEVYILKQKNGKSKYRKK
- a CDS encoding cyclase family protein, giving the protein MLGSMGDIKDLLKNKNTIIDLSHEVMDFVYPGDPKFCISTLKFENFMVSEIKMGSHISTHVDYPKHVGLDNDSVVDVIVGEGFCVNIGNLEEFLSKSNYIRNIDVLLIYTSISSLWGREEYFERGINIKDYLNDLLSLGIKAIGVDCASIGDYDVHKSLLLNGILIIENLTNLDILVNKSFFFIGLPLKIKNIDGVPIRAIAIL